Part of the Armatimonadota bacterium genome is shown below.
TAGAGTCTGAGCACTTACTAACTCAGCCTCCGCCCGAGCCGCTTCTCGACTCGTAGAGGAGAGTTATATCACTATTGCGCTGAATTTCTCTGCCTCACAGCCTCATACATCACAACGCTCGCCGCGACTGCAATATTGAGCGAATTGATCTTGCCCATCATAGGAATTCGCACCACTGCATCAGCCATCCGGCGGACCGTATCGGATATGCCGGTATGCTCATTACCTACCACTATCACCGTGGGCTTTGTAAAATCGACAGACGTATACGGCGTATCCGTATTCGCCGAGGTCCCGATCACCTGTAGCCCGCGCTCATGGGCATGCTCAATAATCTTTTCTGAGTTGTGATGAACACAAAGCGGCACGGTAAAAACCGCCCCCCTGGAACCGCGAACCACCCGGCGGCTGAAGGGGTCGGTAGTATCGGCTGCAAGAATGACTCCGCTTATGCCTGCAGCATCTGTCGAGCGAAGCAGCATGCCCAGGTTGTCGGCATTCTCGCAGTTTTCTACCATCTGGACCAGCGGGCGCTCGCCTGCAAACACATCCGTCAGCCCGACCACCCTTCTCTCAACGATTGCAAGACACTCGGGTGTGGGCTTTGCGTCGAGAATTTTCGCCAGCAGACCCTCAGTGCACTGATACGAATCCACACCGGCTGCAGCCGCTCTCTCGATCAGAGCTTGAGAGTCGGGGGTTGCCGAGTATTTATCGGCGAATATTACGGATTCGACTCGCCCGCCATAGTCAAAAGCCCGTCTGACCAGTTCCTCCCCCTCTGCAAAGAAGAGGGCATGGCGCCTGCGTCCATCCTCGCCGACCAGTTCGCGCAGCAGTTTTATGATGGGGTCTTTTTGTCCTGATATCTTATACATTTGTAGGTAGTCTAGCTTTGCATCAAGCATAATGTCAAGCCGCATCAGGTGATTGGCCGGGCCTAACGCACGAGTTACAAAAATGTGAACGCCTGATAGGTGACGATCTCCGAATCGTCACCTTAATGCCGAATTGGGGTCTCCGAACCCCGTAACCCTTGCTGGAATAGCCGAATTCGGAGATCCGGCACTGGTTCTCGGGTAAGGATTCGGAGATCCTTACCCATCATACGAGTGATGTATTTGAACATCGTCATAAAACGTTCATTCGTGCGTTCGCCCTGGGTGATTAGCATACATCCCTTATTAAGGCTGAACAAACCTGCGTCGTTCCCGCGAAATCCAGAGACCCGTCTTTAGTCGGAGTGCAGGTTTCTGGATTCCCAGTCAAGCTGGTAATAGTTGCAAACTCTATCTTGCGCCCTGAGTGATATAATAACGTGAGCGCTTGATCCAAAGAGAGGGAGACAAAAATGCCCGTAATCACATTTAATGGTAAGGCCCTAACAAAAGAGCAAAAGGCTCAATTAGCCCAGGAGTTTACCGAAACCGCCGCAAAGGTGACCGGTATCCGCAAAGAGGCGTTTGTGGTGCTGATCCGCGAATATGATCGTGAGAATATCGGCGTAGGCGGAGTTCTTCTGGCGGATAAACAGTAGTTATTATGTGTGGCGGTTTCATAATCGCCACATGCCCTAATATATTTCGTTGCTTCATTAGCGCACTGTCTTTCGGCATCCACAAGCCCCACTGCCGAAGCCGCCGAACGCACTAACTAACCACAAGTGACTGAGGTTCCCAATCAATGCAATCTATGTTGGTGATCGTGAGGTATTCTGGAAGCTTAGGCGCAGATTGTATCATTGATTCCTCGCAAGAGCTACTGGTGATTATCGTAGACTATAATGGTTAATCAAGGTTAGTTTTGAACTGAAATTTCTATATCAGAAAAAGCGTGCAGCCACATTTGTGATGTGATATACTCTCTTGTGGAGGGGCTTATGGAGCAGTGGCTTATAAAACTCTACGAACAGCCTAAGTTCGTTATTGAGTGTTCAGATAACCTTGAGTTTATGCGATTCGTAGCAAACGAGAGCATGAAACTTATCGTTACTTCTCCACCTTACAATATTGGTAAAGCATATGAGAAAAAGAAGAGTTTAGACAATTATCTTGCCTCACAAGCACGGGTAATATCAGAATGTGTACGGATTATGCATCCCCAAGGTTCAATCTGTTGGCAAGTAGGAAACCATATTGCCTCAAATGGTGAAGTTGTTCCTTTAGATATTATTCTTTACCCGCTGTTCAAGAATCACGGTCTCGTTCTCAGGAATAGAATTATCTGGCATTTTGAACATGGGCTACATTGTTCTAAGAGATTGTCTGGTCGCTATGAAACAATACTCTGGTTTACCAAAGGTGATGATTATACATTCAACCTAGATCCTATAAGAGTTCCATCAAAATATCCAAGCAAAAAATATTTCAAGGGACCTAATGCCGGTAAATTGTCGTGTAATCCACTTGGTAAAAATCCTGGAGATGTATGGATAATCCCAAATGTTAAGGCTAATCATGTGGAGAAAACAATCCACCCTTGTCAATTTCCTGTTGAGCTCATTGAACGCTTAGTCTTGTCCATGACTAATGAAGGCGATGCAATATTTGATCCATATATGGGCGTTGGTTCATCTATCGTTGCAGCAGTGATGCATAATAGAGTTGGGTATGGCTGTGATAACGTGCAAGAATATGTGGATATAGCCAAGCAACGTGTGGACGACTTATTAGAAGGAACACTCCGGACGCGCCCGATGGGAAAACCCATTTATGATCCGAATTTACCGGGTGGTGGTCAAATATGAGAATCGTAGAAATGTATTCGCACCTAAATGGCTATGAGCATATATTGGTGCATAAACCCAACATTTGGTCTGAACTAGAAACGGTGATCACTTCTATCGAATGCGAGTCTTGCCGTACAAAAGTATCAAAAGAACGCACAATGGCAGGCAAGTTACTCTACAGTCCTGTTGATATGAATCGTTGTTTCGCAAAGGCTTTGAACAGCTTTCAATGGCTTGAATCTCGAACTTCATATTGGGTAACCTCAGATCAGCAGTTGATCAGAAAAACGATGGGGCTTAATGCGGATGAGCAAAGGCAAGCCATTATCAATGCAGGCGGTAAGCCAATTTTCTCGTATAATCAAACTGATTTCGTTAAAGACAGGATCGCTGTAGAGGTGCAGTTTGGTAAATATGCTTTTGTAGCGTATGATCTTTTCGTCAAGCACATGGCATTCTTTGTTGGCGATTTAATAGATGTAGGAATCGAAATATTGCCAATGAAAGAGCTTCAATCTGAAATGTCGTCTGGCGTTGCATACTATGAAGGTGAGCTATATAACCTTATCCGACAAGGACGTGGTGTTCCTGCTGTACCTCTCGTTATGCTAGGCATTGCACAATAGTAATTTTTTATGCTGCGGGAATGCCGCTAGCCAGATAACCTCGAAATCCAAGTCAATCGTTAATTCCCGCAGCTTGCTCTATATGACGCAGGTGAATAGCTGCGCGAACTTACGTTGAGCTTTCTGATTGCTCAGCCGTTCGTTGCTTCGTGCAGCAGTCAATGACGTACTATTCTGCAACATCCGCCAACCCCGCTGCCGAAACCTCCGAACGCACCAACCCGTCAAATTCCATCACCCAACACCGAACACCCACCATCCATTCACAACCAGTGAACAACATTTAACCAAAATACCATGGTCCGTTAACCACATTTTGGCCGACTTGTCGTCTTATAATTATGAGAGTACTTTTTCCTCAACCACTTCCACCACAAAAAGCAGACGTAATCAGCCCTCCGCGGCTTTAGACCGTCAACTGTCAACCATTAACCAATTTGAAAAGGAGGAACCCATGCTAAACCCATCTCAGCACCAAAAAATCGCGCGCAAATGCACCCGTGTCCTTGCCCAGGTGATCGACGATTTCCCCAGCCTGCTCGCCCAGTCCGAGGTAGAGGTCGCAGCCGAAATCGTAGCCGGTATCATCAAGACCCAGCTCACCCTGCCGGCGCCCGAGGTCGATCCGTCAGAAGCTCTTGCCGAGATTATCAAACGCGCAGAAATGGATGATGAGGAGGACTAAATATGGCCACAGGACCAAGAACAGAAGAGGGAAAGAAGAGAAGCTCTCTTAATGCTATGAAACACGGCCTCACCGCCCAGTCCGCACATGCCCTGGAAAGGCTTGCCGAAGAGCTTTACGTCAACTCCTGCGAGATTCATGAGCGCATGCGTCTTCACTATCAACCCGAGGATGCGTTGGAAGAAGAACTGGTCAAGCGTGTCGCCGACTGCCTGTGCAGGCTGGAGCGCGCGCGAGCAATGGAAAACCGTGTGATGTGCCGCCAGATCGACCCGCTCCGGCCCACCGCGTCATATGAGCGCATAGCCCGCTATGAGCGCTCAATCGATGTCCATCTATACCGTGCAATCGCGGCTCTGGAGAGGAAAAAAGCAGCATTGCATAAAAAAACAGCCAAAACGAACTCCCCACGCTCAATTTTTTAGATTTCAAGCTCAGTTCGTTTTGGCCTAAATGCAAAAACTGGGTCAAGGCTCCCCGCCCCAACCCAGTCGCAATAATACCGGCCTATCCGGCTGTTTAGTCCTTTTTGATGTATTTCTTCTTTGTCTTGTTGAAGCCTTGGCTGGCCTTTTTCTCGTCATAGAGCCACTGGTCCGACTTGCCGCGGGTGTGGAAGGCGTGATATGAGCTCAGGATCGACGCGACCAGGAGCCTCGAGCACCGTTTCACTATGTTGACCTCGTTGACCAGGCGCGGGAAGTCCATCCCCTGCTTGCCGAGTATCTCGACTATCACGTCGAAGACGGGCATGTCTGTGCTCTCGAACCTTGCCTTCAGGTCAAGCAGTTCCAAGGAGCGGTTGGTGTCTATTCCCAGCACCGTGTCGGACTCTTCCTGGCGTCTGAAGCGGTATTCGCCCGGCTTGGCAGTCTTTTCGATAGTAAAGACAGCGCCTGAGACCTCAGTGATCTCTTTGTAGAAATCCTTGAGTCCGTAGATCAGGCGGGTCGTGTTGTTCACATAGCAGGTTTTGCGCTTGCCCTCGTCGATCAGCACGATGGGGATGATCTCAGGCTCAGTGCCGAAGAAGTCCGGGTTGATCTGGCAGAGCGGGAATGTCCCCGCGATCTTGTGATGATATTTGAGCACGCATCTCTGAGACTCACCGCTGGGCTGATACATCGTGCGAGCCGGGTCCTCATCGGTCACGTCCTCGACCAGAGGGTCGTAAATAGCCGATTTCAGGTTGCCGTCGAAGCCGTCCTCTTCCAGCATCTGGTCATATACGTCGCCTTCGGGGGTCTCAAACGGCACCGAAGCAGGCACAACCAGTGAGGTCGGAACTTCCTTGACCTCGTCCGGGAAGACCTCGACCTTGCCCCAGCGTGTGCCGCCGAGCCACATGATCCGCTCCTCGTCCTTAAGGGCATCTTTGAGGCTCTCCAGAGCGCCTGCATAGGCAGAATCCTCCGGTCCGACTTCCAGGACCGCATCCAGCAGTTCCTCGGCTGAGGCGCTGCCGTTCTTGATGATCATAGCGATGACCTCTTCTTTGTCGGTGTCGGTAACACTGACAGGGCCCTCGGCCTCTTCCTCTTCAGCCTCCATAGGCAGTTTGGAGAGCTCCTCGGCAACCTCGGCCAGGGTCTTGGTAAAGTCCTTTTCAGCCGACGCAGGGTATATTTTCTGATCCGAAAGGACCAGCACCCGTTCATCGGCGAGCACCGCGCAGTAGAAGTCTACCGCGTCAAAGTCCTCGGCAAGCTCGCGCCAGGCAAGCAGCGCCATTATCTTGAACGGGACCGGTTCCTTGCAGTCTTTGGCAATCGCAGCGGCAGCATCGGCGAGCTTGTCTATGTCCCATTTCGCCGCCGGGCACAGCTCGGTAAAGTGATCCACCTGCTCCTGAGAGAGAAAGCTGTCAAAGACCACGTCGTCCTCATCATCGGATGTGACATTCAGCAGCCATGACGCCAGGCCGTATTTGTTGTCTCCTGCCGCAAAAAACTTCTCCTTGTCCGTGAGTATCCTGGGCAGAGCCTGCTCATAGTGCTCAGCCGACTGGCTGTAGATCTGGGAAAGCTCCTGTGCCAGGACCTCCAGCGAGACCGGCACTCCGGCGGACTGCACGACCTCAGCAAGGACTCGCTCGAAGGGTCTGTGCACGTCGCCGTAACGCGATGCCGCCGCCCACCGCCTGTCAACCGTCTCGAAGCGGCTGCTCTGAGCCATTACGTCGCGCATAAGGCGCATGGTCACACCCTCGACCTCGACTCCTTTCATAACCTGCCTGAGCTTACCGGCCTGGCTCTTACCGAGCAGGCTTAGATAGGCCTTGTCCGCGAGAAAACGCCTGGCGCTCTCCCGCGCAATATCCGCTTTATTCAGCGTGGTTGCTGATTCGTTCACTATCATTTCCTCCGTCTTATGTAAGTCACAACTTCACAAAAACTAATTCTCGTCAAGCATAGTCTTGATAGTATGCTTGAGAGAGGGCAGTTCTTTCTCAATGATCTGCCACACATAGGGTATGTCTATTCCGAGATAATCATGCACTATTACGTTGCGAAACCCGGATATCCGTCTCCAGTCAATTTCAGTGTATCTCAATTTCAATCTGTCGGACAACCGCTGGGTGGACTCAGCCATAGTCTGAAGATTACGAATAACAGCATCTTGTATGAGGGGTGAACCCAAAAACTCATCTCGCCCACCCGACACATAATCTTCTATGCGGCTTATGCACTCACTGATGTGAATCAGATACAGCCGATCGTCTTTCATAAGGCTACGGCCTCTTGCAAGACACGGTCACGAATGTACCAGTGAAGAGAACCCTCAGTCACGACATCTACCCTGCGACCTAGGATCTCTTGCAAGTCGATAAGCAGGCCGCCCAGGTCGAAAAGGCTCCTGTCTGGCTCTAGGTCAACAAGCACGTCAACGTCACTCTCAGGCCCGGCTTCACCTTTTGCAACCGAACCGAATATGCGAACATTGCTGGCTCCGTGCGCTGCTGCAGCCCGCAGAATATCATCACGTCTGGCTTCTATCTCTTTATCAGAAATCATTTTTCCAACCCAACAAGGTCATATTCACTTGCTTCAGTTATCTCTACGTTTATAAACTCGCCCGGCTGAGCGGACCCGCCGCGAATATATACCAGGCCGTCGATCTCGGGCGCATCACGGTAACTTCGTCCGAAGGCTCCCTCGTCCGTCCTGCCTTCGATCAGGACTTCCAGCTTCTTGCCGATAAATGAGTGGTTCTTTTCAAATGATATGTCCTGCTGCAGCTCCATCAGACGCTTGACCCGGGCAGCCGCCACTTTCCGGCCCACCCTAGGCTTCATCGAGTAGGCAGGAGTGCCCTCTTCGCGCGAGTAAGCAAAGACACCCACTCTGTCGAACTGAATTCTTTTTACAAACTCTATCAGACTCTCGAAGGCCTCGTCGGTCTCGCCGGGGAATCCGGCTATAAATGTGCTCCGCAGAGCCATATCGGGAATTCTTTCCCGTAATTGGTCGATTACTTTCAGATACTGCTCGACGCTGCCCCTGCGGTTCATCGCGCGAAGGATGCCGTCGTCGCCATGCTGGAGAGGCATGTCCATATATTTGACCACCTTTTCGCACGACGCAATTGTCTCGATCAGCTCAGGCGTCACCTTGGTCGGGTAACAGTAGAGCAGGCGCACCCAGTGCAGGCCGTCCACATTATTTAATTGTTCAAGCAGACCGGGCAGAGAGTTGGGTTTGCCCATATCTGCGCCATACTGCGTTAAATCCTGGCCGACGAGCACGACTTCCTTAACGCCGTTTTGCGCCAGCCTGTTTGCTTCTTCTATTATATACTGCTCCGGCCTGCTGCGAAAACTACCCCGTATATCCGGGATGGCGCAGTATGCGCAGCGGTTGTCGCAGCCGTCCGAAACTTTAAGATATGCCGTCCACGGCGGGGTCGACTGCACCCTTGGCGTATGCTCGCACCACTGGCTCGTCGGCTCGGACTCATCCACCAGCTTTTTGCCTGCAAGCGCTCTCTCTATTGTCTCGACAATCTTTCCCGCATGGCTTACCCCGAGAAACGCGTCGACCTCCGGCATCTGTGCGGCAAGCTCCGACGCGTATCTCTGCGAAAGGCAGCCCATCACTATGACGGCCTTGCAGACACCCGAATCTTTATACTCCAACGCATCCAGGATCGCCTCAATAGACTCCTCGCGAGCGCTCTCGATAAAGCCGCAGGTATTGACCATTATCACGTCCGCGCGGCCCTGATCGATTATTATTTCATGCCCTGCCTGGGCAACCTCCCCAAGCGCTCCCTCAGAATCTACCAGATTCTTAGGGCAGCCGAGACTTACTAAACTTACTTTTGCCAAATCACTTAATTCCTTACTGACCTGTGATGCGTAGCGGCAGAGTTAACACAGGCAAGTTGGTCCTGGCTGTCATCGAACTCACGAATTCACGGAAGAACGGCCAGGTATGTACCGCCAAATTCATATCTTTGAATATATCGAAAAATTCATTACCAACAAGCTCTTTTGAACTGAATGAAAGAAGATAGGAAGCTTCCAGCTCAAATATTACCTTATCGCCATCAAGCAGACCCGTAAGCTTATAACTGTGTAATGCATTAAAGCTATTGTCGCTCGGATTAAGTAACGTAGCTTCTTCCCCATATACTGCTTTGATCAACTCTCCATGTGGATAGTGTGACGGCCTATTCATCCTACAGGACTCAAGCTCCAAACTGCGAAGCTTGATAGTTGAAAGGATTCTCCTATAGTCATCCGGTGAAAGCTTATATCCCCGTGTCTTTTTATGCTGCTGTGAGGTATTCATCTTTTCCAAGCATTTCCTCGTATTCTTGACCTGCGACCATTATTCTCTCATTGATTCTAGTGAGATCGTATTCGGGCTTGGGACTAACAGCAAAGTCTAAAGTGTGCCCCAACTCATGAAATACAGTCACGGCTGTTTTGATAGTCATATTATGATCCCCGCTCAGCATTTTTCCTACCCAAGCGCGAGACCTTCCCAGCTTCTGAGCCAACTGAGAGTTGTTTAGCCCTTGCTCCTGCATAATATCATATATGCAGTCGGTCAGTCTGCCGATGGTCTTTGCCACTTGATAACTGGCACGGGACGGCGCACTTCTGATCTCTTCATTGATCTGATCTATACTCATTTTGCACCTTTTTCTTTGCTGTCTATCAACCATGCTAATCTATAATTGTCGGCTCTCTCGTAATGCCGGTTATCCTTGTTGCTTGCTTCACTGCTTGTCTTTTTCCAACATTCGGCAATAATGCATTTGTTACCATCAAAAAAGCAAGCAAGGCGATAACCAAGTGAGTTCTTAAACTCATAGAGGTCCTTGAACGAGCCATGCAAACGCTTGAATGAACTCGGGTTCATGTTATCTTTGCCGCGAATGGCAAGCACCCGAAACCGGTCGTAGAAAACGTCACGGGCATCTTGTGGAACAATGCCAAAAAATCCGCAACAGGCACACCATTGCTGTCACAGACGAAATAGAAATCATATTTCGAAGCCAGAGGTTCCTCCGGCAACACTATTTGTTCCAGTTTCACAGTCATTGTAAACCTATATGTTTACACAGTCATCTTACCCTAGTAGAGCGATATTGTCAACAATATTTTCACAGCAATTTTTACTTCCTCAGTCTTCTTCTTCATCCGGCTCGATTATCTCCGCCGGAGGAACGTCTTCATCATACTCGTCATCTTCCGATATGTCGTCGCTGCGCATGCCTATCGGGCCGCCGAGGAGAGACTCCAGATCGGCCTTGGTGACAAGCACCTGGCGAGGCTTGGCTCCGTCGAGCGGGCCAACTATCCCCTGCTGCTCCATTACATCCACTATCCTCGCCGCGCGTGTGTAGCCTATCTTGAACTTGCGCTGAAGCATAGAAGTCGAGCAGTATCCTGTGTTGACAATAAACCTTACGGACGGCTCAAAGAACTCGTCGCTGAACGAGTCGTCGCCATCACCGCCGCTGCCGCCTGCGCCGGACGGTCCCATCGCAGGCTGCAGAGTATAGTTAGGCTTACGCTGAGCCTTGAGGAAACCGCAGAGGGCGTCTATTTCCTTATCCGAGACGAAGCAGCCCTGGATTCTGGTCGGCTTGGATGCGTCTATCGGCAAAAACAGCATGTCGCCGCGTCCGATCAGCCTCTCTGCGCCCTTCTGATCGAGAATGGTGCGGCTGTCGTGATGGCTCGACACTGCAAATGCGACCCTGGACGAGATATTCGCCTTGATAATGCCCGTGATGACATCCACTGACGGGCGCTGCGTCGCGATCACCAAATGTATGCCGGTCGCGCGTGCGAGTTGGGCGATGCGGGTTATAGAGCCCTCGACCTCAGCGGCGGCCTGCATCATCAGGTCGGCGAGTTCATCGACCACAACAACCATATACGGCAGGCGCTCCTCCTGGTTCATCTTCTCGTTGTATGACTCGAGATTGCGCGAACCGTTTCGGGAAAAAACCTCGTAGCGCCTCTCCATTTCCTGCACCACTGCTCTGAATATCCCAGCCGCCTGCTTTACATCTTTTACGACAGGGCAAGCGAGGTGCGGGATGCCGTCAAAGAGGCTCAACTCCACACGCTTCGGGTCGATAAGGACCAGTTTAAGCTCGTCAGGAGTGGCTCTGAAGAGCAGGCTGGCGATCAGAGTGCTCAAACCAACGCTCTTACCGGCGTTGGTCGCGCCGCCGATGAGCATGTGCGGCATCTTAGTCAGATCGGCGACTCTCGGGTGACCTGCGACATCTTTACCCAGAGCGAAGGTGAGTTTACCTGGAGCATCGCGAAATGCCTTGCTCTCGACAATATCTCGAAGCACGACCATGCCCCGGTTCTTGTTCGGGACCTCGACGCCGATTGCAGCTTTGCCCGGAATGGGAGCCTCGACGCGGACATCAATTGCCGCAAGCTGCATTGCCAGGTTATCGGCCAGGCCTACGATCTTGTTTACTTTTATACCGGGCGCAAGGCGGATCTCATATCGGGCGACT
Proteins encoded:
- a CDS encoding RNA methyltransferase yields the protein MLDAKLDYLQMYKISGQKDPIIKLLRELVGEDGRRRHALFFAEGEELVRRAFDYGGRVESVIFADKYSATPDSQALIERAAAAGVDSYQCTEGLLAKILDAKPTPECLAIVERRVVGLTDVFAGERPLVQMVENCENADNLGMLLRSTDAAGISGVILAADTTDPFSRRVVRGSRGAVFTVPLCVHHNSEKIIEHAHERGLQVIGTSANTDTPYTSVDFTKPTVIVVGNEHTGISDTVRRMADAVVRIPMMGKINSLNIAVAASVVMYEAVRQRNSAQ
- the dmpI gene encoding 4-oxalocrotonate tautomerase DmpI, which gives rise to MPVITFNGKALTKEQKAQLAQEFTETAAKVTGIRKEAFVVLIREYDRENIGVGGVLLADKQ
- a CDS encoding site-specific DNA-methyltransferase, with the translated sequence MEQWLIKLYEQPKFVIECSDNLEFMRFVANESMKLIVTSPPYNIGKAYEKKKSLDNYLASQARVISECVRIMHPQGSICWQVGNHIASNGEVVPLDIILYPLFKNHGLVLRNRIIWHFEHGLHCSKRLSGRYETILWFTKGDDYTFNLDPIRVPSKYPSKKYFKGPNAGKLSCNPLGKNPGDVWIIPNVKANHVEKTIHPCQFPVELIERLVLSMTNEGDAIFDPYMGVGSSIVAAVMHNRVGYGCDNVQEYVDIAKQRVDDLLEGTLRTRPMGKPIYDPNLPGGGQI
- a CDS encoding BglII/BstYI family type II restriction endonuclease, which produces MRIVEMYSHLNGYEHILVHKPNIWSELETVITSIECESCRTKVSKERTMAGKLLYSPVDMNRCFAKALNSFQWLESRTSYWVTSDQQLIRKTMGLNADEQRQAIINAGGKPIFSYNQTDFVKDRIAVEVQFGKYAFVAYDLFVKHMAFFVGDLIDVGIEILPMKELQSEMSSGVAYYEGELYNLIRQGRGVPAVPLVMLGIAQ
- a CDS encoding DUF86 domain-containing protein gives rise to the protein MKDDRLYLIHISECISRIEDYVSGGRDEFLGSPLIQDAVIRNLQTMAESTQRLSDRLKLRYTEIDWRRISGFRNVIVHDYLGIDIPYVWQIIEKELPSLKHTIKTMLDEN
- a CDS encoding nucleotidyltransferase family protein, translating into MISDKEIEARRDDILRAAAAHGASNVRIFGSVAKGEAGPESDVDVLVDLEPDRSLFDLGGLLIDLQEILGRRVDVVTEGSLHWYIRDRVLQEAVAL
- the rimO gene encoding 30S ribosomal protein S12 methylthiotransferase RimO, with the translated sequence MAKVSLVSLGCPKNLVDSEGALGEVAQAGHEIIIDQGRADVIMVNTCGFIESAREESIEAILDALEYKDSGVCKAVIVMGCLSQRYASELAAQMPEVDAFLGVSHAGKIVETIERALAGKKLVDESEPTSQWCEHTPRVQSTPPWTAYLKVSDGCDNRCAYCAIPDIRGSFRSRPEQYIIEEANRLAQNGVKEVVLVGQDLTQYGADMGKPNSLPGLLEQLNNVDGLHWVRLLYCYPTKVTPELIETIASCEKVVKYMDMPLQHGDDGILRAMNRRGSVEQYLKVIDQLRERIPDMALRSTFIAGFPGETDEAFESLIEFVKRIQFDRVGVFAYSREEGTPAYSMKPRVGRKVAAARVKRLMELQQDISFEKNHSFIGKKLEVLIEGRTDEGAFGRSYRDAPEIDGLVYIRGGSAQPGEFINVEITEASEYDLVGLEK
- a CDS encoding helix-turn-helix transcriptional regulator; this encodes MSIDQINEEIRSAPSRASYQVAKTIGRLTDCIYDIMQEQGLNNSQLAQKLGRSRAWVGKMLSGDHNMTIKTAVTVFHELGHTLDFAVSPKPEYDLTRINERIMVAGQEYEEMLGKDEYLTAA
- a CDS encoding DNA translocase FtsK 4TM domain-containing protein, whose amino-acid sequence is MRKTRSSPTRRRTTKRATTRKTVKRQSNPIVLFDVFGFALIVLGIATLVALCTENSSGIFGLYITAALKVTVGLGAYLIPLLLILLGAMLIAGPLELIPRRVIIGSSTIFLVIIAWASLSTLIEYSRHPFTNFMHVLWGGYLGDLLAVVLRKFTGNIISYIFLVFFAIAAVMFIVDIPLSNLLERLQQAYLDYKEAAAEKAAAKPVKVDAKDTQVVSESRKRTLSSIFGKGNDKEEAAAGAVVNEPDHIPVKINGSLFNQDRSTKNGGSHKPPPTPVPEPVEYGEFQLPPTTLLVEPPPPPPRVESELKANIEIIERTLEEFKVQANVVEIACGPTVARYEIRLAPGIKVNKIVGLADNLAMQLAAIDVRVEAPIPGKAAIGVEVPNKNRGMVVLRDIVESKAFRDAPGKLTFALGKDVAGHPRVADLTKMPHMLIGGATNAGKSVGLSTLIASLLFRATPDELKLVLIDPKRVELSLFDGIPHLACPVVKDVKQAAGIFRAVVQEMERRYEVFSRNGSRNLESYNEKMNQEERLPYMVVVVDELADLMMQAAAEVEGSITRIAQLARATGIHLVIATQRPSVDVITGIIKANISSRVAFAVSSHHDSRTILDQKGAERLIGRGDMLFLPIDASKPTRIQGCFVSDKEIDALCGFLKAQRKPNYTLQPAMGPSGAGGSGGDGDDSFSDEFFEPSVRFIVNTGYCSTSMLQRKFKIGYTRAARIVDVMEQQGIVGPLDGAKPRQVLVTKADLESLLGGPIGMRSDDISEDDEYDEDVPPAEIIEPDEEED